One segment of Drosophila mauritiana strain mau12 chromosome 3R, ASM438214v1, whole genome shotgun sequence DNA contains the following:
- the LOC117145151 gene encoding UDP-glucuronosyltransferase 2B15 → MIMEPLHHHILLMKLLFVCLLGTGDGARILAPFFLPVKSHFMMTDAIIRELVKRGHEVTFITPLSLAKENLGPNYREILLPKYDTWADISAMMKTKSALDMIDMSKLTHMRLAQHIGIKSTDFALAHSEVQELIYAKDKKGKFDLLLVEQFHNEGALMLGYIYEIPAITIATFAYANYFSQVFGFVNPLSYVPNVFLSCTDRMSLWERLENVVISTAEDVVREVSYYPQQDAVIRKHFSSLLPRVPTVKQLEQNISVILLNSYMPLTSPRPMTQNMISVGGLHILPPKPLPEHIKNYLDSAEHGAIYFSLGSQVRSADMPMEKLQIFLEVFASLKQRVLWKFEDDQLPNLPDNVKVEKWLPQADILAHPNVKVFIAHGGLFGMQEAVYHAVPVLGMPFYFDQDINIKAGQAAGYAIGLDYRTISKDQLKSALHALLTDPKYQANMMKASRIFRDRPLGAMDTAMYWINYVVEHRGAPHLVAAGVHLPWYQFYLLDISAIILAISLLPILTLYAVSRNIKSFREIRALKKVAKTE, encoded by the exons ATGATCATGGAGCCACTGCATCACCAC ATTCTCCTTATGAAGTTGCTATTCGTATGCCTTTTGGGCACTGGAGATGGAGCACGAATTTTGGCACCATTCTTCCTGCCTGTAAAGAGCCACTTTATGATGACGGATGCCATTATAAGGGAATTAGTGAAGCGTGGACATGAGGTCACCTTCATCACACCGCTATCATTGGCCAAGGAAAACTTGGGGCCGAACTACAGGGAAATACTTTTGCCCAAGTACGATACCTGGGCCGACA TATCTGCGATGATGAAAACAAAATCGGCACTGGACATGATTGACATGTCAAAGCTAACACACATGCGACTGGCCCAACACATTGGCATCAAGTCAACGGACTTTGCTCTGGCCCATTCCGAAGTTCAGGAGTTGATCTACGCCAAGGATAAGAAGGGGAAATTCGATCTGCTCCTTGTGGAACAGTTCCACAATGAGGGAGCTCTAATGCTGGGTTATATTTATGAAATACCTGCAATTACCATAGCTACTTTCGCATACGCAAACTATTTTAGTCAAGTCTTCGGCTTTGTGAATCCACTGTCCTACGTTCCCAATGTTTTTTTATCCTGTACGGATAGAATGTCCTTGTGGGAGCGATTGGAAAATGTAGTGATTAGCACGGCTGAGGATGTTGTCCGGGAAGTGTCCTACTATCCGCAACAGGATGCCGTCATCAGGAAGCATTTTAGTAGCTTACTGCCTCGGGTGCCGACGGTCAAGCAGTTGGAACAGAACATCTCGGTTATTCTTTTGAATAGCTACATGCCACTGACTTCGCCAAGACCCATGACCCAGAATATGATTTCAGTGGGTGGACTGCACATCCTGCCACCCAAACCCCTACCAGAACATATTAAGAACTATCTAGATAGCGCTGAGCACGGTGCAATTTACTTTAGCTTGG GATCTCAAGTGCGCAGTGCTGATATGCCAATGGAAAAGCTTCAAATTTTTCTTGAAGTCTTCGCCAGCTTGAAGCAAAGGGTCCTTTGGAAATTCGAGGATGATCAGCTGCCCAATCTTCCGGACAACGTTAAGGTCGAAAAGTGGTTACCCCAGGCTGACATATTGGCACATCCGAACGTGAAGGTTTTCATCGCCCATGGAGGACTGTTTGGAATGCAGGAGGCAGTTTACCATGCGGTACCGGTGCTCGGAATGCCATTCTACTTCGATCAGGATATAAACATTAAGGCGGGCCAAGCAGCTGGATATGCCATTGGCTTGGACTATCGCACCATTTCGAAAGATCAGCTGAAGTCTGCGCTTCATGCGCTTTTGACAGATCCCAAATATCAAGCTAATATGATGAAAGCATCGCGAATTTTCCGGGATCGTCCACTCGGCGCTATGGACACCGCGATGTACTGGATTAATTATGTCGTCGAACATCGGGGGGCGCCACATTTGGTGGCAGCAGGAGTACATCTGCCCTGGTACCAGTTCTATCTTCTGGATATCTCAGCAATTATACTGGCTATTAGTCTATTACCAATTTTGACCTTGTATGCTGTAAGTCGAAATATTAAGTCTTTTAGAGAAATTCGAGCACTGAAGAAAGTGGCGAAAACTGAATGA